One Candidatus Thermodiscus eudorianus DNA segment encodes these proteins:
- the surE gene encoding 5'/3'-nucleotidase SurE, with protein sequence MDKKILVTNDDGVYSLGLKLLYDAVRPLGRTIVFAPETPKSSSGLGITLHKPLRVYRVRYWDVDIYLTNGTPSDIIYLALNEAVPQLDLVVSGVNIGDNTSVQVVLSSGTVGAAAQAALLGIPAIAFSAAVEDSNSFADPDYYQRILRISRSISEYVLDHGMPRDVQVLNVNFPRRIRDTTQVKIARMASIKFLQRINVSFDPRGNKYYWMYGTMAEPEPGTDVHVVHVEENVAITPISFQLLTTDSIIERNEGYFNDLIARLER encoded by the coding sequence ATGGACAAGAAGATACTCGTCACCAACGACGACGGCGTATATAGCCTCGGGCTCAAGCTACTCTACGATGCCGTGAGGCCTCTGGGCAGGACCATAGTATTCGCGCCGGAGACCCCTAAGAGCTCCAGCGGACTCGGGATAACCCTGCACAAGCCGCTTAGAGTATACAGGGTGCGGTACTGGGACGTGGATATCTACCTGACTAACGGGACCCCCAGCGACATAATCTATCTGGCGCTGAACGAGGCCGTTCCACAGCTCGACCTAGTAGTCTCCGGGGTCAACATAGGAGACAACACCAGTGTTCAAGTAGTGTTGTCCAGCGGCACCGTTGGGGCGGCTGCCCAGGCGGCTCTCCTCGGCATCCCAGCGATAGCCTTCTCAGCCGCCGTGGAGGACTCGAATAGCTTCGCCGACCCGGACTACTACCAGCGGATACTGAGGATCTCAAGGAGCATATCCGAGTACGTCCTCGACCACGGCATGCCCCGCGACGTGCAGGTGCTAAACGTCAACTTCCCCCGCAGGATAAGGGATACAACGCAGGTCAAGATAGCCAGGATGGCCTCCATAAAGTTCCTACAGAGGATAAACGTGAGCTTCGATCCACGCGGAAACAAGTACTATTGGATGTACGGTACGATGGCCGAGCCAGAGCCCGGGACCGACGTGCACGTCGTGCACGTGGAGGAGAATGTGGCTATAACGCCGATAAGCTTCCAGCTACTAACGACGGACTCGATAATAGAGAGGAACGAGGGTTACTTCAACGACCTCATAGCCAGGCTTGAACGCTAG
- the surE gene encoding 5'/3'-nucleotidase SurE: MKVLVTNDDGIEAPGIYSLVKALNNAGHTVYVAAPKDPASGMGKALKVRARYGEARYEGARRAWWVESTPATAVYLAINLLVDEEIDAVVSGVNRGPNIGLEDLLTSGTIGAVMEAALNGLPGVAVSLATDKGVDPGEYDLASNLAARLVPMLAVLDPGEFVNLNVPENPRGVMATRLAWNNYRVRLKRVDGFVAPEAHGFRERYWDLAEGTDVWAVMNDYVSVTVIDLRNLTDSIVDLERTGEIARNLGLPRRGLG; encoded by the coding sequence TTGAAGGTACTAGTCACCAACGACGACGGCATAGAGGCTCCAGGCATCTACAGCCTAGTCAAGGCGTTGAACAACGCAGGCCACACTGTATACGTGGCGGCCCCAAAGGACCCCGCCAGTGGTATGGGCAAGGCGTTGAAGGTCAGGGCCAGGTATGGGGAGGCCAGGTACGAGGGCGCACGGAGAGCCTGGTGGGTCGAGTCAACCCCCGCGACGGCGGTCTACCTAGCCATAAACCTACTCGTCGACGAGGAGATAGACGCCGTTGTCTCCGGGGTCAACAGGGGGCCGAACATAGGGCTGGAAGACCTACTAACGAGCGGCACCATAGGAGCGGTCATGGAGGCGGCGCTCAACGGGCTGCCCGGCGTTGCGGTGAGCCTTGCCACGGACAAGGGAGTAGACCCGGGTGAATACGATCTAGCCTCGAACCTCGCAGCCAGGCTGGTCCCAATGCTAGCAGTACTCGACCCGGGCGAGTTCGTGAACCTCAACGTGCCCGAGAACCCCCGGGGCGTCATGGCGACACGCCTAGCGTGGAACAATTACCGGGTCAGGCTGAAGAGGGTAGACGGATTCGTGGCCCCCGAGGCGCACGGGTTCAGGGAGAGGTACTGGGATCTGGCCGAGGGGACCGACGTTTGGGCCGTGATGAACGACTACGTGAGCGTAACGGTCATAGACCTGAGGAACCTAACGGATAGCATCGTAGACCTGGAGAGGACCGGTGAAATAGCACGCAACCTAGGGCTACCCCGGAGGGGCCTCGGCTAG
- a CDS encoding RNA repair domain-containing protein — MGRRRSRIKQEINKLLYSEGGDNYTIMYIDRTPETGARLKSLPLNRVERVTEWAVYLDDEETVIPLHRIVEIRDSEGVVVWRRYRGRDTG; from the coding sequence TTGGGTAGAAGGAGGAGTAGAATAAAACAAGAGATCAACAAGCTACTATACAGCGAGGGAGGTGATAACTACACCATCATGTACATAGACCGTACACCCGAGACGGGTGCACGGCTCAAAAGCCTCCCCCTAAACCGGGTGGAGAGAGTGACGGAATGGGCTGTCTACCTCGACGACGAGGAGACCGTGATCCCCCTGCATAGGATAGTGGAGATACGCGACTCCGAGGGTGTAGTCGTTTGGAGGAGATACAGGGGCCGGGATACAGGATAA
- a CDS encoding lactate utilization protein, producing MTGIQDVVDRIYRVLGDESFQQAVWKSSVHAEERVPRILEAYQYVRRLAEEVLEARKRSLERLDELIEELVKAGERHRVKVYLAGDAVEAREIVGDIVGSGKLVVFSKSMVAEEIGLREYLAEKGNEVWETDLGQLLIQLEGSKPMHTTAPAIHLTVEKASKLVREKLGLELPRDPRPEDIVSAVRGFLREKFSRADYGVSGANAIAADTASVVLVENEGNIRLVTGLPERHIIVAGVEKVVDTLETAVKQAIVQAAYAGLYPPTYLNVISGPSSTADIEHRRVYGAHGPREVHLVLVDNGRTRARGTLLGEQLRCIRCGRCQWECPVWRHTANVWGGPVYGGPMGINWTAITHSMEEAGALSLLCLQCGRCDEVCPVEIPLSRIIHWLRRNYVAGLLAEAPPG from the coding sequence TTGACGGGCATACAGGATGTTGTAGATAGGATCTATAGGGTCCTGGGGGACGAGTCCTTCCAGCAGGCCGTGTGGAAGTCTAGTGTACACGCAGAGGAGAGGGTCCCCCGCATACTGGAGGCCTACCAGTATGTTAGGAGGCTCGCCGAGGAGGTCCTGGAGGCTAGGAAGCGTAGCCTTGAGCGGCTAGATGAGTTGATAGAGGAGCTGGTGAAGGCTGGGGAGAGGCATAGGGTTAAGGTCTACCTTGCCGGGGACGCGGTGGAGGCCAGGGAGATAGTAGGGGACATCGTGGGGTCTGGCAAGCTAGTGGTCTTCTCGAAGAGCATGGTCGCCGAAGAGATAGGCCTGAGGGAGTACCTGGCCGAGAAGGGCAACGAGGTGTGGGAGACGGACCTGGGCCAGCTCCTGATACAGCTTGAGGGCTCGAAGCCCATGCACACCACGGCCCCCGCCATACACTTGACCGTTGAAAAAGCCTCTAAACTGGTTAGAGAGAAGCTAGGCCTGGAACTGCCGAGGGACCCCAGGCCCGAGGACATAGTCTCGGCGGTTAGGGGGTTCCTGAGGGAGAAGTTCTCCAGAGCCGACTATGGTGTAAGCGGTGCCAATGCCATCGCCGCCGACACGGCTAGCGTTGTATTGGTGGAGAACGAGGGCAATATACGGCTCGTGACCGGGCTCCCCGAGAGGCACATAATTGTCGCTGGCGTTGAGAAGGTGGTCGACACCCTCGAAACCGCGGTCAAGCAGGCCATTGTCCAGGCCGCCTATGCGGGTCTATACCCGCCCACGTACCTTAACGTGATAAGTGGGCCCTCCAGCACCGCCGACATAGAGCATAGGCGCGTATACGGCGCTCACGGCCCCCGGGAGGTGCACCTGGTTCTCGTCGACAATGGGAGGACTAGGGCTAGAGGGACCCTCCTCGGAGAACAGTTGAGGTGTATAAGATGCGGCAGGTGCCAGTGGGAGTGCCCGGTGTGGAGGCACACCGCCAACGTCTGGGGAGGCCCAGTGTACGGCGGGCCCATGGGGATCAACTGGACTGCGATAACCCATAGCATGGAGGAGGCCGGGGCCCTCAGCCTCCTATGCCTCCAGTGCGGTAGGTGCGATGAGGTGTGCCCCGTGGAGATACCCTTGTCGAGGATAATACACTGGCTCAGGAGGAACTACGTCGCTGGCCTCCTAGCCGAGGCCCCTCCGGGGTAG
- a CDS encoding chloride channel protein — protein sequence MARRLRDRVYALAYAEKWLILGTIIGVIAGGVVIVFFNLLTRAVAYSAHFLGVNLATQTTDLSIVFAQASDKAKIALLVIAGVALSSPIVYRIAPEAEGGGTEAAIFAYHKRAALIPLRVPIVKLVASVLTIGTGTSAGVEGPSVHMGAGFGSWIARILGLSRRDRSIAFTAGIAAALSAAFRAPLGSTFFATEVLYKRDLEAQAFMPSFVAALVSYAVTAPYFRFVEPLPRIIVEPSLIYSVGGLLTLLGLGFFVAPFVYIFIKMVTSTDRVFKRLVRRLGLPIEAKPVMGSLIAIPLILAFPIIAGSGKKAIVIALTGDIQHYLPYREVLPLALLLVVVALSKMTATSLMVGSGASGGVFAPSLLSGALLGWAYYVLLGSHATLPGHVYAYVGMAAFFGAAGKVPLAVSIIIGEMGRNYYLIAPTLAAAYIAREITGEASVYPPQLETRPVI from the coding sequence TTGGCCAGGAGGCTGAGGGATCGAGTCTACGCCCTAGCGTATGCCGAGAAATGGCTCATACTCGGGACTATAATAGGGGTCATAGCCGGCGGCGTGGTCATAGTATTCTTCAACCTCCTAACCAGAGCCGTAGCCTACAGCGCCCACTTCCTGGGAGTCAACCTCGCGACGCAGACCACCGACCTATCCATAGTATTCGCCCAGGCCAGTGACAAGGCCAAGATAGCCCTACTCGTCATAGCAGGGGTCGCCTTGAGCTCCCCCATCGTGTACAGGATAGCTCCAGAGGCCGAGGGGGGCGGGACCGAAGCCGCGATATTCGCCTATCACAAGCGGGCAGCGCTGATACCGTTAAGGGTGCCCATTGTGAAGCTGGTCGCAAGCGTGCTAACCATAGGGACGGGTACTAGCGCGGGGGTGGAGGGGCCCAGCGTCCACATGGGAGCAGGCTTCGGCTCGTGGATCGCGAGGATACTCGGATTGTCGAGGAGGGACAGGAGTATCGCGTTCACAGCGGGGATAGCGGCGGCCCTGTCAGCGGCCTTCAGGGCCCCCCTGGGCAGCACATTCTTCGCGACAGAAGTGCTCTACAAGAGGGACCTTGAGGCCCAGGCTTTCATGCCGTCCTTCGTGGCAGCCCTCGTGTCGTACGCGGTGACAGCCCCCTACTTCAGGTTCGTCGAACCCCTGCCCAGAATCATAGTCGAGCCATCACTGATCTACAGTGTAGGCGGGCTCCTAACGCTCCTAGGCCTGGGATTCTTCGTAGCCCCATTCGTCTACATATTCATAAAGATGGTCACCTCCACAGACCGGGTCTTCAAGAGGCTGGTTAGGAGGCTGGGCCTGCCTATCGAGGCTAAACCGGTGATGGGTAGCCTGATAGCCATCCCATTGATACTGGCGTTTCCAATCATAGCTGGCTCCGGCAAGAAGGCTATCGTGATAGCACTGACCGGGGATATACAACACTACCTGCCCTACAGGGAGGTCCTACCACTAGCACTCCTCCTAGTCGTAGTGGCGCTCTCCAAGATGACTGCCACCTCGCTCATGGTGGGCTCTGGTGCGAGCGGAGGGGTCTTCGCCCCCTCGCTACTCTCGGGAGCACTACTCGGGTGGGCATACTATGTACTCCTCGGGAGCCACGCCACGTTACCAGGCCATGTTTACGCGTACGTGGGGATGGCTGCTTTCTTCGGGGCCGCGGGGAAGGTCCCCTTGGCGGTGTCAATTATAATCGGGGAGATGGGTAGGAACTACTACCTGATAGCCCCCACGCTCGCTGCAGCCTATATAGCTAGGGAGATAACTGGGGAGGCCAGCGTGTACCCGCCGCAGCTTGAGACGAGGCCAGTCATCTAA
- a CDS encoding FAD-binding oxidoreductase — MAKAAVVGGGIAGLSAAYFLAREGFSVDLYEMEYPGYSASGKSAGILVTIFEEDLLRHVIETYEFYRGLPGSEGRIVEKPALWVVKNRECAERIMEIHGKLGLSPPRTGIEDLGIDFDLGGDYYAVIKTFIVDTGWVINSLYSTLTSMGVRIHESRAVRRGPWLYAGEERLEGPVIVAAGPWTPQLLPEVSGATVIYRCQLASVEGPTPGMVIEDDSLGYYLVPVSRSRFNIGDGSNAVIDDPFEGFKPDPEDTYRVLEQYASRVPEAWESRIVQIWSAPCITTGDSLPLAAEIRDSVYALTGFNGAGISLAPSIARLLVENIVAGKPLPSKYSGLDRVAEGVVEPYSIEC, encoded by the coding sequence TTGGCGAAAGCGGCTGTAGTCGGCGGGGGCATTGCGGGGCTCTCTGCAGCGTACTTCCTGGCCCGAGAGGGGTTTAGCGTCGACCTATACGAGATGGAGTACCCCGGCTATAGTGCCTCTGGCAAGAGCGCTGGCATATTGGTGACTATATTCGAGGAGGACCTATTGAGGCATGTCATCGAGACCTATGAGTTCTATAGGGGGCTGCCTGGATCCGAGGGGAGGATCGTCGAGAAACCCGCGCTATGGGTCGTCAAGAACAGGGAGTGCGCTGAGAGGATCATGGAGATACATGGGAAGCTAGGCCTATCACCGCCCAGAACCGGTATAGAAGATCTCGGGATTGACTTCGACCTCGGAGGAGACTATTACGCGGTTATAAAGACGTTCATAGTAGATACTGGCTGGGTCATAAACAGCCTCTACTCCACTCTAACCAGTATGGGCGTGAGGATACACGAGTCCAGGGCGGTTAGACGCGGCCCGTGGCTCTACGCCGGGGAGGAGAGGCTGGAGGGGCCGGTTATCGTAGCCGCTGGGCCCTGGACGCCCCAGCTGTTGCCCGAGGTATCCGGGGCGACAGTAATCTACCGTTGCCAATTAGCCAGTGTAGAGGGACCCACCCCGGGGATGGTTATCGAGGACGACTCCCTGGGCTACTACCTGGTCCCAGTTAGCCGGAGCCGGTTCAACATAGGCGACGGGTCCAATGCCGTGATAGATGATCCGTTCGAGGGGTTCAAGCCCGACCCAGAGGATACATACAGGGTGCTAGAACAGTATGCGAGCCGGGTCCCCGAGGCCTGGGAGTCCAGGATCGTTCAGATATGGTCGGCCCCCTGTATAACGACTGGGGATTCGCTCCCCTTGGCGGCGGAGATCCGGGACTCGGTGTATGCCTTGACCGGGTTTAATGGAGCGGGGATCAGCCTTGCCCCCTCAATAGCCAGGCTATTGGTTGAGAATATCGTTGCCGGCAAACCCCTGCCCAGCAAGTATAGTGGCTTGGATAGGGTTGCTGAGGGGGTCGTTGAACCATATAGTATAGAGTGCTAG
- a CDS encoding aminopeptidase: MDRDVLVSRISEAMVSCIDPPPSDGILVIYDGGSSNVASVIVDAAKALGVESHQVDLDTYGRPLERVPQGLQDLLEGTRFDASFYVAGVKPGELSFRSKLIEAPTGKGASHVHMPKATMDILSKVRDCGSIRKVIHDIHQALKDASKVRVTSKAGTDVTLEVGSYRWVVDDGVIPRGEWGNWPPGEVYTTPSNAEGVIVVDGVIGDYFSMKYGLLRERVMIEVSRGRVERVEGGRIAAELEEYLAAHDCGLMVGELGIGGNPYIERPIGNMLHDEKMPGAHIAFGDP; this comes from the coding sequence GTGGACAGGGACGTGCTCGTGTCGAGGATATCTGAGGCTATGGTGTCCTGCATAGACCCGCCGCCGAGCGACGGGATCCTAGTCATATACGACGGCGGTAGCAGTAATGTGGCGAGCGTCATAGTGGATGCGGCCAAGGCACTAGGCGTCGAGTCGCACCAAGTGGATCTAGACACGTATGGGAGGCCACTGGAGAGGGTCCCCCAGGGGCTCCAGGACCTACTGGAAGGAACCAGGTTCGACGCCAGCTTCTACGTGGCAGGGGTGAAGCCAGGCGAGCTCAGCTTCCGGAGCAAGCTCATCGAAGCCCCAACGGGCAAAGGCGCTAGCCACGTGCACATGCCCAAAGCCACCATGGATATACTTAGCAAGGTAAGGGACTGCGGCTCGATCAGGAAAGTAATCCACGACATCCACCAGGCCCTAAAGGACGCGTCGAAGGTCAGGGTCACATCCAAGGCGGGGACCGACGTCACCCTAGAGGTCGGATCCTACAGGTGGGTTGTCGATGACGGGGTCATACCCCGGGGAGAGTGGGGTAACTGGCCTCCGGGAGAGGTCTACACCACGCCCTCCAATGCCGAGGGCGTGATAGTTGTCGACGGCGTCATAGGGGACTACTTCTCGATGAAATACGGCCTGCTCCGGGAAAGGGTCATGATAGAGGTGTCCAGGGGCCGGGTCGAGAGAGTCGAGGGAGGGAGGATAGCGGCTGAGCTAGAAGAATACCTAGCCGCCCATGACTGCGGGCTCATGGTAGGCGAGCTGGGGATCGGAGGAAACCCATACATCGAGAGGCCCATAGGGAACATGCTCCACGACGAGAAAATGCCGGGGGCCCATATCGCCTTCGGCGACCCCTAG
- a CDS encoding FAD-binding protein — MGIASKLRGALGRDKVIDDPGIIRLYTREPSGLEAEGVEAVVFPEDAGDVRKLVRLAYKMEFPVYPQGSATSLSGNAYPVEGGVVVSFERMRRLREVNIVDGTVVVEPGLRLDELNNALASYGYMFPVDPASSAVATVGGAINNGAGGMRGAKYGTMRDWVLGLELVVADEDASLVRVGCRTVKCRQGYDLTRLIVGSEGTLGLVTEAVLRITPIPEQVVYILAFYERLEDLAQTVIEIKQGRVTPYIAEFMEAETVERAKRLAGVELDARGHMLLVGVDVYREAAGRMLDWLSSIAVDNGAHTLYRAWTTEEALEKGLFSIRKNLFTAQVHYTRERLGGAGKVMVLIEDIVVPPSRLVEAVEGLVEISKRYGFTMMLGGHIGDGNLHPAVGFDPRDSEERRRVEEWYHEVMRLALRLGGSVSAEHGIGTLKKEGLELEARHRGSEKLLELMRGVKRVFDPKGILNPGKVV; from the coding sequence TTGGGTATCGCCTCGAAGCTACGCGGAGCACTGGGTAGGGACAAGGTTATCGATGATCCAGGGATTATACGCCTCTACACTAGGGAGCCCAGCGGTCTTGAAGCCGAGGGCGTCGAGGCCGTTGTCTTCCCCGAGGACGCCGGCGACGTTAGGAAGCTAGTACGGCTCGCCTATAAAATGGAGTTCCCCGTCTATCCCCAGGGCAGTGCGACCAGCCTGTCGGGCAACGCGTACCCCGTGGAGGGCGGGGTCGTCGTTAGCTTTGAGAGGATGAGGAGGCTACGCGAGGTGAATATAGTAGATGGGACCGTCGTGGTCGAGCCCGGCTTGAGGCTTGACGAGCTGAACAACGCCCTAGCCAGCTACGGCTACATGTTCCCCGTGGACCCGGCTAGCAGTGCAGTAGCCACGGTTGGAGGAGCCATAAATAATGGAGCCGGTGGCATGAGGGGGGCCAAGTATGGTACTATGAGGGACTGGGTCCTCGGCCTCGAACTCGTGGTGGCCGACGAGGACGCGAGCCTGGTACGCGTCGGCTGTAGAACTGTGAAGTGCAGGCAGGGCTATGACCTGACCCGGCTTATCGTGGGTAGCGAGGGGACCCTGGGCCTCGTCACCGAGGCGGTGCTAAGGATCACCCCCATACCAGAGCAGGTCGTCTACATACTGGCGTTCTACGAGAGGCTCGAAGACCTGGCCCAGACCGTCATCGAGATCAAGCAGGGTAGGGTGACGCCCTACATAGCAGAGTTCATGGAGGCTGAGACCGTTGAGAGGGCCAAGCGCCTGGCCGGGGTAGAGTTGGATGCCAGGGGCCACATGCTGCTGGTCGGCGTCGACGTCTATAGGGAGGCGGCTGGTCGAATGCTCGACTGGCTCTCCTCTATAGCGGTTGACAATGGGGCCCATACACTCTATAGGGCCTGGACCACGGAAGAGGCGTTGGAGAAGGGCCTCTTCTCGATCAGGAAGAACCTGTTCACCGCCCAGGTACACTATACCCGTGAGAGGCTGGGCGGGGCCGGGAAGGTCATGGTCCTCATAGAGGATATCGTGGTGCCGCCCAGCAGGCTGGTGGAGGCCGTGGAGGGCCTCGTGGAGATATCGAAGAGGTACGGGTTCACCATGATGCTCGGGGGCCACATAGGCGATGGGAACCTGCACCCGGCCGTGGGATTCGACCCCAGGGATTCGGAGGAGCGTAGGAGGGTTGAGGAGTGGTACCACGAGGTCATGAGACTAGCCCTAAGGCTTGGCGGTAGCGTGAGCGCGGAGCACGGCATAGGGACCCTCAAGAAGGAGGGCTTGGAATTGGAGGCTAGACACCGGGGGAGTGAGAAGCTCCTGGAACTGATGAGAGGCGTGAAGAGGGTATTCGACCCGAAGGGCATACTCAACCCGGGCAAGGTAGTGTAG
- a CDS encoding (Fe-S)-binding protein — translation MQRDPREYILAEAGKCMFCGFCEALCPTLPLGPHRGYGPRGRVNLALAIARGEAGYTGEAINSLYTCLLCEACHLKCPASLDIVGVVRAARALYSRGL, via the coding sequence TTGCAGAGGGACCCCCGCGAGTATATACTGGCGGAGGCCGGTAAGTGCATGTTCTGCGGCTTCTGCGAGGCCCTATGCCCCACTCTACCATTGGGCCCCCATAGGGGTTATGGGCCCCGGGGCCGGGTGAACCTGGCCCTAGCCATAGCCCGGGGGGAGGCCGGCTATACTGGTGAGGCTATTAACAGCCTCTATACATGCCTCTTATGCGAGGCGTGCCACTTGAAGTGCCCGGCCTCCCTGGATATAGTCGGCGTCGTGAGGGCTGCTAGGGCCCTCTACAGCCGTGGACTCTAG
- a CDS encoding (Fe-S)-binding protein — protein MLDVKEILLMMAEETRRRGLPVPVKPEVIHEWSKGLDLPREGDALLYTGGLYQLMPYINAMVRYLERLEGSRASGLLLRAARRLKLTDLAGVFAKPSKAEVEYSRRVLRAIVELLAEAGVRIAYRPDLDGYSGVLLYDLGLEEVFREHATRVYEALKGTGAPLVVTVDPHTTHVLREVYPEYIDGFDLEVKSYLEVLDERGYKPASRRGGGDIVIHDPCLYARGLGIIAQPRRLLAGAGYRVVEPKRSGRMTYCCGGPIESIAPRLSRRIAEARFRELRERGRRIVTLCPICHANLSRVADDAEIIDISLLLAGERG, from the coding sequence TTGCTTGACGTTAAAGAGATACTCTTGATGATGGCCGAGGAGACGCGTAGACGGGGCCTCCCGGTCCCCGTCAAGCCCGAAGTCATACATGAGTGGAGCAAGGGCCTAGACCTGCCCCGGGAGGGCGACGCCCTCCTCTACACAGGCGGGCTCTACCAGCTGATGCCCTACATAAACGCCATGGTCAGGTACCTTGAGAGGCTTGAGGGCTCCCGGGCCTCAGGGCTCCTCCTGAGGGCCGCTAGGAGGCTGAAGTTAACGGATCTAGCAGGCGTCTTCGCCAAGCCCAGCAAGGCCGAGGTAGAATACTCTAGGAGGGTCCTCAGGGCCATAGTAGAGCTGTTAGCCGAAGCCGGGGTTAGGATAGCCTATAGACCCGATCTAGACGGGTACAGTGGAGTGCTACTCTACGATCTCGGCCTCGAAGAGGTTTTCCGGGAGCATGCAACGCGGGTCTACGAGGCGCTGAAGGGGACCGGCGCCCCCCTGGTAGTGACTGTTGACCCCCACACCACGCACGTGCTACGGGAAGTCTACCCAGAGTATATCGACGGCTTCGACCTGGAGGTCAAGTCATACCTTGAGGTACTGGATGAGAGAGGCTACAAGCCCGCGTCCAGGAGGGGAGGAGGCGATATCGTTATACACGATCCCTGCCTCTACGCGCGGGGCCTGGGTATCATAGCCCAGCCGAGGAGGCTCCTCGCGGGCGCCGGTTACAGGGTTGTCGAGCCGAAGAGGTCTGGGAGGATGACCTACTGCTGCGGGGGGCCTATCGAGAGTATCGCGCCTAGGCTCTCTAGGAGGATAGCCGAGGCCCGGTTCAGGGAGTTGAGGGAGAGGGGTAGGAGGATCGTTACCCTATGCCCTATATGCCACGCCAACCTGTCACGGGTTGCGGACGATGCCGAGATAATCGATATATCGCTACTGTTAGCCGGTGAGCGGGGTTGA
- a CDS encoding HIT family protein, which produces MEHCVFCRIVRGEIPAYTVYKDDDVTVFLDIYPVDKGHLLVVSNTHYESAEEAPPETAAKVFAVATAFARIYRVRLGAPGVNILTNSGRHAGQEIFHFHVHVIPRWRGGGWRALLARHRLTEDEAREVLGLLEQHLDIVKEYASRV; this is translated from the coding sequence GTGGAGCACTGCGTGTTCTGCAGGATCGTCAGGGGCGAGATCCCAGCCTACACTGTATACAAGGACGACGACGTCACCGTTTTCCTCGACATCTACCCGGTCGACAAGGGCCACCTACTAGTAGTCTCCAACACCCACTATGAGTCCGCGGAGGAGGCCCCACCGGAGACGGCGGCCAAGGTATTCGCGGTGGCAACAGCCTTCGCCAGGATCTACAGGGTCAGGCTAGGGGCCCCAGGAGTAAACATACTGACGAACTCGGGGCGCCACGCTGGCCAGGAGATCTTCCACTTCCACGTGCACGTCATCCCCCGGTGGAGGGGTGGGGGATGGAGGGCGCTCCTAGCTAGGCATAGGTTGACCGAGGACGAGGCTAGGGAGGTGCTTGGCCTCCTAGAGCAACACCTGGATATAGTCAAAGAGTATGCTAGCCGGGTTTAG